In Verrucomicrobiia bacterium, the genomic stretch GTCGCGCCCGGACGGTTCACGAAATTGAAATCAGATATGAATGAAGTGGTTGCACCGCCAGCTTTCCGCACGATGCCGCTGTTGGTGAACGTCAGAGCCGGCCCGCCGTAGGTTTGATAAATCTGATCGTTGCTCGTCATCGACCACAGGCCGCCGTTGCTGATCGTTGTCGATGAAGTGCTGCCGCTCAGGAGATTTCCTCCGCTCCAGGCAACTGTTCCCTGGTTGTTGAGCTGCAGGTTGTAAACGTTCTTATTGGCGGTCTCAGAGAACTGCACGGTTCCGCCCGGCTGCACCGTGAGGCGTCCCTCGATACCGCCGGAACGAACCACCAACGTTCCCGAGCCGACCCGATTCGTGCCTTTTAGTTGTGAGCCATCGATCGCCAGGTTGGTGATCGCGCCTGCCTGTTGAAACGTGTTGCCGATCACAAAAACTTCTCCGCCCGTCAGCATCAGGTTGGGGATGATGTTGGTGCGGAGGTTCAGGGTCCCGCCTTGGAACCGTGCGATGCCGGTGCCCGAGGCCGTGCCGCCTGCATCCAGCCAGGTGCCACCGGCAATGCTGATGAGCCCGGGCGACACGGTGGAGAACTGCCCGCCCAGCTGGTTGCTTGTGCCGCCGTTGAACTGAAGCGTGCCCGAAGAAACCTGGACGATCGCGCCCGGGCGGTTCGTGAACTGGAAGTCGCTGATGTGCGACGTCCCGGTGCCGCCGTTCTTTTGGATGGTTCCGGAATTAAGGAGCCTCAGCTGTGGGCCGCCATAGGTTTGATAGATTTGGGCATCGCTCGTGATCTGCCACAAGCCGCCGTTGCTGATGACCGTCGAGGTTGTGCTGCCGCCCAGGAGATTTCCGCCGCTCCACACAATGGTTCCGCGGTTCGCGAGGTTCAGGTTGTAAACGTTCTTGTTTGCGGAACCGCCAAAGTTCAACTGGCCACCCGGCTGCACCAGGAAGCGTCCCTGCAACCCGCCGGCTGTCATTGAAAGAATCCCGTTGGCGTTGACGGTTCCGAGGTTTGTCACGGTAATCGGATTCGCCGTAGCGATCTGGATTGTTTGCACGCCGCTTGCCGCGCCGAGATTCAGGGTGGCAATTGCAACAGTGCCAGTCGGAATTTGGATGGTGTACGTTCCCGGGACTGTAATGTTTGCGGTATCGATGCTCACGGGAACGCTGTTCGGGGACCAGTTGCCGGCGGCAAACCAGTTTCCACCTAGAGTGTTTGTCCACTGGCGAACGGCGCCCTGGGCGAGGGTGAACGATGCCAGGAGCGCGACAGCTGTCAGCTTTTTCATGGGTCCTTTCTGATGGGACAAATGCGCCATCGATGGCGAGACGCAATCAACACCTTCTATATGCAGTTGGGGCGAAGGGATTGGAGGGAAAGGGTAGCCGGATGTCCACTCCGGAACATACGGAACTATCCTACCTTTACAGCATGTGGCCGATCTGCCCTGAGGTCAGGACAGGAGCGTCCAGGTTCCCCATGCAGCCAGCAAAATTCCTGAGAATCGCGTGACGTATCCGACGCGGGGAACGACTTTTTCGATCAACACGAAAGTGGAAAGGAATGCGATCCACCAAAGGTTCATGACACCGCCCACGAAGAGCAATGCCATGAGCATCCAGCAACAACCCGTGCACTGAAGGCCGTGGTCCCATCCCATCGCGAGGCTGCCCCAGCCGCTGTTGCGCCATCCGGTTGCCAGGTAGTTCTGGCGGGAGCGGCATCGGGCGAGGCACGAAGTCTTGAGGCGCACGAATTGAAAAAGGCCCGCAACGAGCAACAGGCACCCTGCAAAAATCCGGTTGGCGCTTTCCATCATGGGCGACAGCAAGTCCCACGCATTCAGTGCCCATTGGGTGACTGCAGCGACGACGCTGAACCCCGTCCAGACCAGCAAGTATCCCGCGGTGAAAAACGCGGTGCGTCCGTACGGTTGCGTCTCAGGCGAGTGCTGCCGTTGCAGGGCGGTAAATGCCAGGATCATTGGAGCCGCGGTGGGAAGCATCATTGCCACCATCATCTCTGCCCACATCAGGAAGAGCGGGAAGAGGGTTGCGGGTGACGAAGCGTTGGTATCCGGGCCCGACATCTTCATGCCGGCGCATTGGCACGTGCCGGTTTCGTACATTGCCCGGGCCTCATAAGCCATGTAAGCCCATGCGAGCACCGTGATGCCGGCGATCGCCGACAGCACTATCCATTGATCTCGTTTTTGGATGCGATTCATGGCAGCAACGGAGCCGCAGATTATCAATACACCCGCGGCTGGCAACGCGTGATTCCGGCGGAATTAACTTCATCACGGCAGACGTTGCGTTTAATTTCCAGCTTTATGAGCCAGACACATCCGCTCACAACGACAACGTTCGACCTGCCTGGTTATCGCATCACGCGATCCCTGGGAGTGGTCCGCGGCATCGTGGTTCGCTCCCGCTCCGTCATTGGCAACATAGGCGCCACGATTCAAATCTTGTTTGGCGGAAACATCTCGCTCTACGCGGAACTGTGCGAGCGTGCTCGCGGCGATGCATTCAACCAGATGCTTGAGCATGCAGGCAAATTGGGAGCGAACGCGGTGATTGGGATCCGTTACGATGCCACCGGCATTGGGCAGAACGTGACGGAAGTTTTGTGTTACGGGACGGCGGTATTTGTGGAGCGCGCCACCTAAAGGCTGCGCCCAGGGAAAACAAAGCTAGA encodes the following:
- a CDS encoding DUF2182 domain-containing protein, with amino-acid sequence MNRIQKRDQWIVLSAIAGITVLAWAYMAYEARAMYETGTCQCAGMKMSGPDTNASSPATLFPLFLMWAEMMVAMMLPTAAPMILAFTALQRQHSPETQPYGRTAFFTAGYLLVWTGFSVVAAVTQWALNAWDLLSPMMESANRIFAGCLLLVAGLFQFVRLKTSCLARCRSRQNYLATGWRNSGWGSLAMGWDHGLQCTGCCWMLMALLFVGGVMNLWWIAFLSTFVLIEKVVPRVGYVTRFSGILLAAWGTWTLLS
- a CDS encoding YbjQ family protein, coding for MSQTHPLTTTTFDLPGYRITRSLGVVRGIVVRSRSVIGNIGATIQILFGGNISLYAELCERARGDAFNQMLEHAGKLGANAVIGIRYDATGIGQNVTEVLCYGTAVFVERAT